Proteins encoded together in one Marinobacter sp. Arc7-DN-1 window:
- a CDS encoding YbgA family protein, with protein sequence MSGIPVGISTCLLGREVRHDGGHKHSRYCTQVLSKHFEFRSICPELEAGLGVPRPAIHLREYSDGLRLIETRGTADHTGAMHGFIDQIMPTLADLRGYILMAKSPSCGMERIKVHNENGQVTRRDGRGMFAEALLKAYPLMPVEEEGRLNDDMLRENFIERVFAYDDWMQNVAGDNLSARALIEFHTRHKFQLLAHSEKIYRQLGPMLGDLKSEPLETISGRYINQFMEAMSQKVSRGSHLNAMQHLMGYLRDSMGDEDRKVLMEQMEAYRRGEVPLVVPMTLLRMAQRREPVDYLHAQQYLTPYPDELGLRNNI encoded by the coding sequence GTGAGCGGCATCCCCGTCGGAATCAGCACCTGCCTGCTGGGCAGGGAAGTTCGCCATGATGGCGGCCACAAACATTCCCGTTACTGCACCCAGGTGCTGTCAAAGCACTTTGAATTTCGTTCCATCTGCCCGGAGCTGGAAGCAGGCCTGGGCGTGCCCCGCCCGGCCATTCACCTGCGTGAATACAGCGATGGCCTTCGGCTGATCGAAACCAGGGGCACGGCAGATCACACCGGCGCCATGCACGGCTTTATCGACCAGATCATGCCCACCCTGGCGGACCTTCGGGGTTACATCCTGATGGCCAAATCGCCCAGCTGTGGCATGGAGCGCATCAAGGTGCACAACGAGAATGGCCAGGTGACCCGCAGGGACGGCCGGGGCATGTTCGCCGAAGCTCTGTTGAAAGCCTATCCGCTGATGCCGGTGGAGGAGGAAGGCCGCCTCAACGACGACATGCTTCGGGAAAACTTTATCGAGCGGGTCTTTGCCTACGACGACTGGATGCAGAATGTCGCGGGCGACAACCTTTCGGCCAGGGCGCTGATCGAATTCCACACCCGCCACAAGTTCCAGCTTCTGGCCCACTCCGAGAAGATCTACCGCCAGCTTGGCCCCATGTTGGGGGACCTGAAATCCGAGCCACTGGAAACTATCTCCGGCCGTTACATCAACCAGTTCATGGAGGCCATGAGCCAGAAAGTCAGCCGGGGCTCCCACCTGAATGCCATGCAGCACCTGATGGGCTACCTGAGAGACTCCATGGGCGACGAAGACCGTAAGGTGTTGATGGAGCAGATGGAGGCCTACCGCCGGGGTGAGGTGCCGTTGGTGGTGCCCATGACCCTGCTGCGCATGGCCCAGCGCCGGGAGCCGGTGGATTACCTGCACGCCCAGCAATACCTTACGCCCTATCCGGACGAGCTTGGTCTGAGAAACAACATTTGA
- a CDS encoding YdiY family protein: MELRQAVAITAVAIAPFANGQEADNWKGETELGVLVTTGNTEETNIKGRLGLIREVETWRHTGDFSTNYSEAEDETTAEEYLAALETDYKFDKKQYWFLRGSWENDRFSGYDFESTVTTGYGNRLWRSGDRSFLDLSAGAGYRYNKLDTVNAQGEDTEKEAIARLAGQFDYALSANSLFRQKLSTEIGLDENNTISQSETSLQANVVGNLSMKAAVRVKHVSDAPASSENTDTETSLSLLYGF; encoded by the coding sequence ATGGAGTTACGACAGGCAGTAGCCATCACCGCAGTTGCTATCGCGCCGTTTGCCAATGGGCAGGAGGCGGATAACTGGAAGGGCGAAACCGAACTTGGTGTGCTGGTTACCACCGGCAACACCGAGGAGACCAACATCAAGGGCCGTCTCGGTCTGATTCGTGAAGTGGAAACCTGGCGCCATACCGGGGACTTCAGCACCAATTACTCCGAAGCGGAGGACGAAACCACGGCCGAGGAGTACCTGGCCGCTCTGGAAACCGACTACAAGTTCGACAAAAAACAGTATTGGTTTCTTCGCGGCTCCTGGGAGAACGACCGCTTCTCTGGCTACGATTTCGAATCCACAGTGACAACTGGTTACGGGAACCGGCTCTGGCGGTCGGGCGATCGGTCTTTTCTTGATCTCTCAGCGGGTGCGGGTTACCGCTATAACAAGCTGGATACGGTCAACGCGCAGGGAGAAGATACTGAAAAAGAGGCCATCGCCCGCCTTGCGGGGCAGTTTGACTACGCCCTGTCCGCCAATTCGCTGTTCCGCCAGAAGCTCAGCACCGAAATCGGGCTGGATGAGAACAACACGATAAGCCAGTCAGAGACGTCCCTGCAGGCCAATGTGGTGGGAAACCTTTCGATGAAGGCCGCGGTCCGGGTGAAGCACGTATCCGACGCACCGGCCAGCTCTGAAAACACCGACACCGAGACGTCACTCTCTCTCCTCTATGGCTTCTGA
- a CDS encoding rhodanese-related sulfurtransferase — MSNNVVVCALYKFAVLNDYKSLRQPLLDLMLEQDVHGTLLLAREGINGTIAGSREGIDAVKAWITGDERFDGIDYKESFVDIQPFKRTKVKLKKEIVTMGVEGIDPKRIVGTYVDPKAWNNLISDPDVVLVDTRNQYEVEIGTFKNAVNPATETFREFPEYVKQNLDPSKHRKVAMFCTGGIRCEKSTAYLKEQGFEEVYHLKGGILKYLEEVPEEQSLWRGECFVFDDRVTVNHRLERGEYDQCHACRRPITEEDKERPEYEPGVSCHQCVDSLTEVQKARFAERERQMRLAGQRGEAHVGGEAARIIAERKARKKAEREHQARKSLAGEKASKTEGA, encoded by the coding sequence ATGAGCAACAACGTTGTTGTCTGCGCACTGTACAAGTTCGCAGTCCTGAACGATTACAAGTCCCTCCGCCAGCCGCTGCTGGACCTGATGCTGGAGCAAGACGTCCATGGCACCCTGCTGCTGGCAAGGGAAGGTATCAACGGCACCATCGCCGGCAGCCGAGAAGGCATTGATGCCGTGAAAGCCTGGATTACCGGCGATGAGCGTTTTGACGGTATTGACTACAAGGAATCCTTTGTTGATATCCAGCCCTTCAAACGCACCAAGGTGAAGCTCAAGAAGGAAATTGTCACCATGGGCGTGGAAGGGATTGATCCGAAGCGCATTGTCGGTACGTATGTGGATCCGAAAGCGTGGAACAATCTGATCTCCGATCCGGACGTGGTTCTTGTCGATACCCGTAATCAATACGAAGTCGAGATTGGCACTTTTAAAAATGCCGTCAATCCGGCCACCGAGACCTTCCGCGAATTCCCGGAATACGTGAAGCAGAATCTCGATCCATCGAAGCACAGGAAGGTGGCCATGTTCTGCACCGGCGGTATCCGTTGTGAGAAATCCACCGCATACCTTAAGGAACAGGGCTTTGAAGAGGTGTATCACCTCAAGGGTGGCATCCTGAAATACCTGGAAGAGGTACCCGAAGAGCAGAGCCTGTGGCGCGGAGAATGCTTCGTGTTTGATGACCGGGTAACCGTCAACCACAGGCTGGAGCGTGGCGAGTACGATCAGTGCCACGCCTGCCGCAGGCCGATTACCGAGGAAGACAAAGAGCGTCCGGAGTATGAGCCGGGAGTCAGCTGTCACCAGTGCGTCGACTCGCTGACCGAAGTGCAGAAGGCCCGGTTCGCCGAGCGTGAACGTCAGATGCGCCTGGCAGGGCAGCGTGGCGAGGCCCACGTGGGCGGTGAAGCGGCCCGCATCATTGCCGAGCGCAAGGCCCGGAAAAAGGCTGAAAGAGAGCATCAGGCCCGGAAAAGCCTGGCCGGTGAAAAGGCCAGCAAAACCGAGGGAGCCTGA
- a CDS encoding DsbA family protein, producing MGEAKRRKQTGAPPPRKGKSNKPLYIGIGVLVVAAVAFGLVFLTAAPEPTSDELPVASANAEAFPAQLDQFGVSVGPEDAPVVVREFADYQCPACGNFSSASKRLKQEYVDEGKVRFVYFDLPLQQHQNAMPAAQAARCAGDQGAYWTMHDRLYDSQTEWSGSNDPVATFTRYAGDLGLEERRFRRCMTTELHREAVEQSRRVAMQLRVTSTPTVLVDNIRLTRPGWGQLSAVVERELASKAE from the coding sequence ATGGGTGAAGCAAAACGTCGCAAGCAAACCGGTGCACCGCCTCCCCGAAAAGGAAAATCCAACAAGCCGCTTTATATTGGCATCGGTGTGCTCGTGGTCGCCGCAGTGGCTTTCGGGTTGGTGTTCCTGACCGCCGCACCGGAGCCAACCTCCGACGAACTGCCTGTGGCTTCTGCCAATGCCGAGGCGTTTCCGGCGCAGTTGGACCAGTTCGGAGTTTCAGTGGGCCCGGAGGATGCTCCTGTCGTGGTGCGGGAGTTTGCAGACTATCAGTGTCCGGCCTGCGGCAACTTCTCCTCGGCGAGCAAGCGGCTGAAGCAGGAGTACGTGGATGAGGGCAAGGTCCGGTTCGTCTATTTCGATCTGCCGCTGCAGCAGCACCAGAACGCCATGCCCGCGGCCCAGGCTGCTCGCTGTGCAGGTGATCAGGGCGCCTACTGGACCATGCACGATCGCCTCTACGATTCCCAGACCGAGTGGAGTGGCTCTAACGACCCGGTGGCAACCTTCACCCGGTACGCCGGCGACCTCGGCCTTGAAGAACGGCGCTTCCGCCGCTGTATGACCACCGAATTGCATCGCGAGGCCGTAGAACAAAGCCGCCGCGTTGCCATGCAGCTTCGGGTAACCAGCACACCCACCGTTCTGGTGGATAATATCCGCCTGACGCGGCCGGGCTGGGGGCAGCTTTCCGCTGTTGTGGAGCGCGAGCTTGCCAGCAAGGCCGAGTAG
- a CDS encoding NAD(P)H-dependent flavin oxidoreductase yields MPLPASLQDTLTLPLVAAPMFLISGPELALACCKQGIVGSFPALNQRTSEGFEGWLVQMNEELDAFRTLHPGHKTAPYAVNLIVHRTNPRWQADLELCVKHQVPIIITSLGAASQVVEAVHGYGGVVFHDVTNQKHARKAAQTGVDGIIAVAAGAGGHAGTINPFVLVHEIREVFDGTILLAGGLSHGEDLLAVQALGADLAYMGTRFINTTESQAEEAYRSMIIEAVSGDIIHTPAVSGVPASFMRQSLEAAGFPMDKLNQAGDINYGEKLKPIDDEAMAWKTVWSAGQGVSQIHDVLSVADLVKRLSEEYQNARAWLVSSPPAL; encoded by the coding sequence ATGCCATTACCCGCATCCCTGCAAGACACGCTCACTCTGCCGCTGGTTGCCGCACCCATGTTTCTGATTTCCGGCCCGGAACTGGCGCTGGCCTGTTGCAAACAGGGCATTGTGGGAAGTTTTCCGGCCCTGAACCAGCGCACCAGTGAGGGTTTTGAGGGCTGGCTGGTCCAGATGAATGAAGAGCTGGACGCCTTCCGGACATTGCATCCGGGTCACAAGACAGCGCCGTATGCGGTGAACCTGATTGTGCACCGGACCAATCCGCGCTGGCAGGCAGACCTTGAGCTGTGCGTGAAACACCAGGTGCCGATCATTATCACGTCACTGGGCGCGGCCAGCCAGGTGGTCGAAGCGGTGCACGGCTACGGCGGCGTGGTATTCCACGATGTGACCAACCAGAAACACGCACGGAAAGCGGCGCAAACCGGCGTCGATGGCATCATTGCGGTAGCGGCCGGCGCCGGCGGCCATGCCGGCACCATTAACCCGTTTGTACTGGTACACGAAATCCGTGAGGTGTTTGATGGCACCATCCTGCTGGCCGGCGGGCTGTCTCATGGCGAAGACCTGCTGGCTGTACAGGCCCTGGGTGCAGACCTGGCCTACATGGGTACCCGGTTTATCAATACCACCGAATCCCAGGCGGAAGAGGCTTACCGGAGCATGATCATCGAGGCTGTTTCCGGCGACATTATCCACACACCGGCGGTGTCCGGTGTGCCCGCCAGCTTTATGCGGCAGAGCCTGGAGGCCGCCGGATTCCCCATGGACAAGCTGAACCAGGCGGGCGACATCAATTACGGAGAAAAGCTCAAACCCATTGACGATGAAGCCATGGCCTGGAAAACCGTCTGGTCTGCTGGCCAGGGCGTCAGCCAGATCCACGACGTGCTGAGTGTCGCGGATCTGGTGAAACGACTGAGCGAGGAATACCAAAACGCCCGGGCCTGGCTAGTGTCATCTCCCCCGGCCCTCTGA
- a CDS encoding ISL3 family transposase gives MPRNILNLPSYTIASIEEDDHDYHIWAGATKHPSACQHCGHREIVGFGRREQLIRDLPMHGKRVGIYVDTRRYRCRQCGKTFYERLPDVDEKRLMTARLVDWVGKQAIKRPFAHLADEVGLAENTVKNVFRDYINELERTVCFEVPKWMGIDEIHIIKKPRCIISNIEHNTAVEVLRDRTKKTVMGHFQTMQGREKVQYVAMDMWNPYREAVEALMPQATIVIDKFHVVRMANEALDTIRKAQRAELTTKERRGLMHDRFVLLKRRNELTDKEYLKLSGWTANYPMLEAAYDAKEAFYGIWDMDTRADAERAYAIWRDNLVPEVREAFYPLVRAMDNWHPHIFAYFDHAITNAYTESLNNLIRVMNRLGRGYSFEALRVKILFSEGAHKVKRPNFKRKRQPPQDTGFGGVMMRKSISFTRPEPEEKGVNYGADLSTLVKLIEDGAI, from the coding sequence ATGCCTCGCAATATTCTGAATCTTCCCTCCTACACTATCGCCAGCATCGAGGAAGACGACCACGACTACCACATCTGGGCCGGGGCAACGAAGCACCCATCCGCCTGCCAGCATTGCGGCCACAGAGAGATTGTCGGGTTCGGACGCCGTGAGCAGTTGATCCGCGACCTGCCCATGCACGGAAAACGTGTCGGTATCTATGTCGATACCAGGCGCTATCGCTGCCGCCAGTGCGGAAAGACCTTCTACGAGCGTCTACCGGATGTCGATGAGAAGCGACTGATGACCGCACGCCTGGTCGATTGGGTGGGCAAGCAGGCCATCAAACGCCCCTTCGCGCACCTGGCCGATGAGGTGGGATTGGCTGAGAACACCGTCAAAAACGTCTTCCGCGACTACATCAACGAGCTGGAGCGCACGGTTTGCTTCGAGGTGCCGAAGTGGATGGGCATTGACGAAATCCACATCATCAAGAAACCCCGCTGCATTATCTCCAACATTGAGCACAACACGGCGGTCGAGGTTCTGCGCGACCGCACCAAGAAGACGGTCATGGGCCACTTCCAGACCATGCAGGGGCGCGAGAAGGTGCAATATGTGGCGATGGATATGTGGAACCCTTACCGAGAGGCGGTGGAGGCTCTGATGCCACAGGCGACCATCGTGATCGACAAGTTTCATGTGGTCAGGATGGCGAATGAGGCCCTGGATACGATCCGCAAGGCCCAGCGTGCCGAACTCACCACCAAAGAACGCCGGGGACTGATGCACGACCGCTTCGTGCTGCTCAAGCGCCGTAACGAACTCACCGACAAGGAATACCTCAAGCTCTCGGGCTGGACGGCCAACTACCCGATGCTGGAGGCTGCCTACGATGCCAAAGAGGCGTTCTACGGTATCTGGGACATGGATACCCGTGCCGATGCAGAGCGAGCCTATGCCATCTGGAGGGACAACCTGGTGCCGGAGGTGCGCGAGGCGTTTTACCCACTGGTCAGGGCGATGGATAACTGGCATCCGCACATTTTCGCCTACTTCGATCACGCCATTACCAATGCCTACACTGAGAGCCTGAACAACCTCATTCGGGTGATGAATCGCCTGGGTCGTGGCTATAGCTTTGAGGCCTTGAGAGTCAAAATCCTTTTCTCGGAGGGGGCTCACAAGGTCAAGCGCCCGAACTTCAAGCGCAAGCGTCAGCCGCCACAGGATACCGGATTTGGTGGGGTGATGATGAGGAAGAGTATCAGCTTCACAAGGCCGGAACCGGAGGAGAAGGGGGTCAACTACGGGGCCGATCTATCAACACTGGTGAAGCTGATCGAGGATGGGGCCATCTGA
- a CDS encoding DUF86 domain-containing protein — protein MSRRDELALRDYLGHIQQAIGRIQRYLQDIDQVGFLVNEEKQDAVIRNLEIIGEAAGSIQRHFPDFAIKHPDFPLKAAYGTRNALAHGYFKVDLDVVWRTVERDLPELEVQVGEVIQFLNYPGASPSP, from the coding sequence ATGAGTCGTCGGGATGAACTCGCCCTGAGAGACTACCTTGGGCACATCCAGCAGGCTATCGGTCGTATTCAGCGCTATCTCCAGGACATTGATCAAGTCGGGTTCCTTGTTAATGAAGAGAAACAGGATGCAGTGATCCGCAACCTGGAGATCATCGGTGAGGCGGCAGGTAGTATCCAACGTCATTTCCCTGACTTTGCGATAAAGCATCCAGATTTTCCCCTCAAAGCGGCTTACGGCACGCGAAATGCCTTGGCGCATGGGTACTTCAAAGTCGATCTGGATGTGGTCTGGAGGACTGTCGAGAGAGATTTGCCGGAATTGGAAGTGCAGGTTGGGGAGGTAATTCAATTCCTCAATTATCCGGGGGCATCTCCATCCCCATGA
- a CDS encoding nucleotidyltransferase family protein, with protein sequence MKPSTAYQQHRDAIRQIVERHHAKNPRIFGSVLHGQDTDASDLDILIDTTEETSLFDVGAIRTELTELLGVEVDVLTPAALPDRWKMEVLNEARAV encoded by the coding sequence ATGAAGCCATCTACCGCATATCAACAGCACCGTGATGCCATACGGCAGATCGTGGAGCGGCATCATGCCAAAAACCCGCGTATCTTCGGTTCCGTCCTCCACGGACAGGATACGGATGCAAGCGATCTGGACATCCTCATCGACACCACGGAGGAAACCTCCCTCTTCGATGTTGGTGCTATTCGCACAGAGCTGACTGAACTCCTCGGAGTAGAGGTTGATGTACTGACTCCCGCTGCGCTGCCTGACAGGTGGAAAATGGAAGTGCTCAATGAGGCTCGGGCTGTATGA
- a CDS encoding chaperone modulator CbpM, producing the protein MNKQDHILTVEVFDQDGSTFTLREICERGECHAEFVIKLVDYGIIAPLEDSPEARQWQFDVAALNRLRKAQRLQRDLKMNLPGLAMSLELLDEVEEMRREVARLNHRIRQLMGE; encoded by the coding sequence ATGAACAAGCAAGACCATATTCTGACGGTAGAGGTGTTCGACCAGGATGGCAGCACCTTCACCCTGCGTGAAATCTGCGAACGCGGCGAATGCCATGCCGAGTTTGTTATCAAACTGGTTGACTACGGCATCATTGCGCCACTGGAGGACTCCCCGGAGGCCCGGCAATGGCAGTTCGATGTCGCGGCCCTAAACCGGTTGCGCAAAGCCCAAAGACTGCAACGGGATCTGAAAATGAATCTGCCCGGCCTCGCGATGTCTCTGGAGTTGCTCGATGAGGTTGAGGAAATGCGCCGGGAAGTGGCGCGGCTCAACCATCGGATCAGGCAGTTGATGGGGGAGTAA
- a CDS encoding DnaJ C-terminal domain-containing protein: MDFKDYYAVLGVSESASSEEIKKAYRKLARKYHPDVSKEKDADTRFKDLGEAYEVLKDPEKRAEYDQLRKYGAKADGSFEPPPGWQSASGFGGGGYTEADARQFSDFFEEIFGGRRRGGFSGGSDSGGFRQNMKMRGEDVHARIALFLEEAFHGCDKQVSFTVHEADPHGRVIPRQKTLKVKIPAGMREGQHIRLKGQGAPGIGGGEPGDLFIEVEFAPHPHFTIEGRDVMVTVPVAPWEAALGATVTVPTVGSKVNVKVPKGSTSGRKLRLKGKGFPGKHPGDQIVVLQVAMPEKHSPEAEKLYAQLAEAEKNFNPRSRLHV, encoded by the coding sequence ATGGACTTCAAAGACTATTACGCCGTGCTCGGTGTGAGCGAGTCTGCCTCCTCCGAGGAGATCAAAAAGGCTTACCGGAAGCTGGCCCGGAAGTATCATCCGGATGTCAGCAAGGAAAAGGACGCCGACACCAGGTTCAAGGATCTTGGTGAGGCCTACGAAGTATTGAAAGACCCAGAGAAGCGGGCGGAATACGATCAGCTGCGCAAGTACGGCGCCAAGGCTGATGGTTCTTTCGAGCCGCCACCCGGATGGCAGAGCGCATCCGGTTTTGGCGGCGGTGGCTATACTGAGGCCGATGCCCGCCAGTTCAGCGATTTCTTCGAGGAGATCTTCGGAGGCCGTCGCCGGGGTGGGTTCTCCGGTGGTTCTGATAGTGGAGGTTTCCGCCAGAACATGAAAATGCGCGGTGAAGATGTCCATGCCAGGATCGCCCTGTTCCTGGAAGAAGCCTTCCATGGCTGCGACAAGCAGGTGTCGTTTACCGTGCACGAAGCCGACCCGCATGGCCGGGTTATTCCGAGGCAGAAAACCCTGAAAGTGAAGATCCCCGCCGGCATGCGCGAGGGGCAGCATATCCGCCTGAAAGGTCAGGGTGCTCCGGGTATTGGCGGCGGTGAGCCTGGCGATCTGTTCATCGAGGTGGAGTTCGCGCCGCATCCGCATTTCACCATTGAAGGCCGCGATGTCATGGTTACCGTGCCCGTGGCGCCCTGGGAGGCGGCTCTGGGTGCAACGGTGACTGTGCCAACGGTTGGCTCCAAGGTGAATGTCAAAGTCCCGAAGGGCTCCACCAGCGGCCGTAAGCTCAGGCTCAAGGGCAAAGGCTTCCCGGGCAAACATCCGGGCGACCAGATCGTCGTTCTTCAGGTGGCCATGCCTGAGAAACACAGCCCGGAGGCTGAAAAGCTCTATGCCCAGTTGGCCGAGGCAGAGAAAAACTTCAATCCACGCAGCAGGCTTCACGTGTGA
- the fba gene encoding class II fructose-bisphosphate aldolase (catalyzes the reversible aldol condensation of dihydroxyacetonephosphate and glyceraldehyde 3-phosphate in the Calvin cycle, glycolysis, and/or gluconeogenesis), with amino-acid sequence MALISMRQMLDHAAEHGYGVPAFNVNNLEQMRAIMEAADKTDSPVIVQASAGARKYAGAPFLRHLILAAIEEFPHIPVVMHQDHGTSPSVCQRSIQLGFSSVMMDGSLGEDGKTPTDYDYNVDVTRRTVEMAHACGVSVEGELGCLGSLETGQAGEEDGIGAEGTLDHSQMLTDPEEAADFVKKTHVDALAIAIGTSHGAYKFTRPPTGDILAIDQIKAIHARIPDTHLVMHGSSSVPQEWLKIINEYGGEIPETYGVPVEEIVEGIKHGVRKVNIDTDLRLASTGAVRRFLSENPAEFDPRKFLKETMKAMTDVCIARYEAFGCAGNASKIKPVNLERMFERYASGELDPKVK; translated from the coding sequence ATGGCCCTGATTTCGATGCGGCAAATGCTGGATCACGCCGCCGAGCATGGTTACGGTGTGCCAGCCTTTAACGTCAACAACCTGGAACAGATGCGCGCCATCATGGAAGCCGCCGACAAAACCGACTCCCCGGTGATTGTCCAGGCCTCTGCCGGTGCCCGCAAATACGCCGGCGCCCCCTTCCTGCGCCACCTGATCCTCGCGGCCATCGAAGAATTCCCGCACATCCCGGTGGTCATGCACCAGGACCACGGCACCAGCCCCTCCGTGTGCCAGCGCTCCATCCAACTGGGCTTCAGCTCCGTGATGATGGACGGCTCCCTCGGTGAAGACGGCAAAACCCCGACCGACTACGACTACAACGTTGACGTCACCCGCCGCACCGTTGAAATGGCCCACGCCTGTGGCGTCTCCGTAGAAGGCGAACTGGGCTGCCTCGGCTCCCTGGAAACCGGCCAGGCCGGTGAAGAAGACGGCATCGGCGCCGAAGGCACCCTGGACCACAGCCAGATGCTGACCGACCCGGAAGAAGCCGCGGATTTCGTCAAGAAGACCCACGTGGACGCCCTGGCCATCGCCATCGGTACCAGCCACGGCGCCTACAAGTTTACCCGTCCGCCCACAGGCGACATCCTGGCTATCGACCAGATCAAAGCCATCCACGCCCGTATCCCGGACACCCATCTGGTCATGCACGGCTCCAGCTCCGTACCCCAGGAGTGGCTGAAGATCATCAACGAATACGGCGGCGAGATCCCGGAAACCTACGGTGTCCCGGTTGAAGAAATCGTGGAAGGTATCAAGCACGGCGTGCGCAAGGTCAACATCGACACCGACCTGCGCCTGGCAAGCACCGGTGCCGTCCGTCGCTTCCTGAGCGAAAACCCGGCGGAGTTTGACCCGCGCAAATTCCTCAAGGAAACCATGAAGGCCATGACCGACGTGTGCATCGCACGCTACGAAGCCTTCGGTTGTGCCGGCAACGCCAGCAAGATCAAACCGGTCAACCTGGAGCGCATGTTTGAGCGGTATGCCTCCGGTGAGCTGGATCCGAAGGTCAAGTAA
- a CDS encoding phosphoglycerate kinase, translating to MAIKKMTDLNLAGKRVLIREDLNVPVKDGKVSSDARIRASLPTIKAAKDAGARVMLMSHLGRPEEGVYDEASSMKPVADHLSRVLGQEVRLIKDYLDGVEVADGEVVLFENVRFNKGEKKDNEDLAKKYAALCDVYVMDAFGTAHRAQASTHGVARFAPEACAGPLLAAELDALGKALDNPAKPVVAIVGGSKVSTKLDVLNALEKVCDQIIVGGGIANTFLAAAGHPVGKSLCEHDLIDTAKDIASRVEIPLPVDVVVASEFAETATATTKNISDVSDDDMILDVGPETAGKFADVLKNAKTILWNGPVGVFEFDQFGNGTKALALAIAESNAFSLAGGGDTVAAVDKYGVADRISYISTGGGAFLEFVEGKTLPAVAVLEERGE from the coding sequence ATGGCCATCAAGAAAATGACCGACCTCAACCTCGCCGGCAAGCGGGTGCTGATCCGCGAAGACCTGAACGTGCCGGTCAAGGATGGCAAGGTCTCCAGCGACGCCCGCATCCGCGCGTCACTACCGACCATCAAGGCCGCCAAAGACGCCGGCGCCAGGGTCATGCTGATGTCACACCTGGGGCGCCCGGAAGAAGGCGTGTACGACGAAGCCTCCTCCATGAAGCCCGTCGCTGACCATCTCTCCAGGGTGCTGGGCCAGGAAGTGCGCCTGATCAAGGACTACCTGGACGGCGTTGAAGTCGCCGATGGCGAAGTGGTCCTGTTTGAAAACGTCCGCTTCAACAAAGGCGAAAAGAAAGACAACGAAGACCTCGCAAAGAAGTACGCCGCCCTGTGCGACGTCTACGTAATGGATGCCTTCGGCACCGCCCACCGCGCCCAGGCCTCCACCCACGGTGTGGCAAGATTCGCCCCCGAAGCCTGCGCCGGCCCGCTGTTGGCCGCTGAACTGGATGCCCTCGGCAAAGCCCTGGACAACCCGGCCAAGCCCGTCGTTGCCATCGTTGGCGGCTCCAAGGTCTCCACCAAGCTGGATGTACTCAACGCCCTGGAAAAAGTCTGCGACCAGATCATCGTTGGCGGCGGCATCGCCAATACCTTCCTGGCCGCAGCGGGTCACCCGGTCGGTAAATCCTTGTGCGAGCACGACCTGATCGACACCGCCAAGGACATTGCCTCCCGCGTTGAAATCCCTCTGCCGGTCGACGTAGTGGTAGCCAGCGAATTCGCCGAAACCGCCACCGCCACCACCAAGAACATCTCCGACGTCAGCGACGACGACATGATCCTCGACGTCGGCCCGGAAACCGCTGGCAAGTTCGCCGACGTACTGAAAAACGCCAAAACCATCCTCTGGAACGGCCCGGTCGGCGTTTTCGAATTTGACCAGTTCGGCAATGGCACCAAAGCACTCGCTCTGGCCATCGCCGAAAGCAACGCCTTCTCCCTGGCCGGCGGTGGTGACACCGTCGCCGCCGTTGACAAGTACGGCGTTGCTGACAGAATCTCCTACATCTCCACCGGCGGTGGCGCCTTCCTTGAGTTCGTCGAAGGCAAAACACTGCCGGCGGTAGCGGTACTGGAAGAGCGCGGAGAGTGA